The region CATGCGTGAAATTTATGGTAAATTGTTTAAAAATGTTCCAAATTTACATTGCGAATTAGAAAGTCGCATAATAAAAGGAAATGTTGTAATTGATAAAGAACGTGTACAATTTGGAAATACTATTAAAGAAGCCATTGCCATCTATCATATAGAAAACAATAAAATTAAGAAAGTGTATTTTGTAAAATAAGGTTAGTAATTCTTAATAAATAACAAAACTAATGGGTTTTATCTTTTAAATAAAAAAATAGTCATACCGCGTTAACTTTGTCTATAAAACTTTGAAATTAGACTGCTCAATTTATTTTTTTATAACTTTGCAAAAAAAATAATAAGCATCAATTACTTGTAAAAACGTGTTTACATTTAGCCAGTATGTAAATCTTTTTAAGTTATTCTAAAAAAAGATAACACACTATTTTACGTCAAAAAAATCATGTATTATAATTTAGAATTCCAAGAGTACAAATCACTAATTACTCATATTATTATAATAAATGGTGTTTAGTATGTACTACTAAATAGCTATGATTTCTTAATGTATTGATATGCTTAAAAGCATAACATGACAAAACCTTCAAATCGTTTAAAAACTTCAAAGAAAACCCACAAAGCCATTCAAGTATTTTCCAAATTTGCAATCATGTGTGTACTAACCCTATTTACAATCATGATTGTTTTAGAAAAATACAAAACACATGCTTTGGAATCGGGTATTATTATAGCACTAATTATAATAACCATGTGGTTAGGTTACAAATATTTAGATGTTCATCTTAACGAATACACTTATGAAGAATTTCTTGTCGTTATTTGGGTGCCTATAGGTGCTGTTTTATGTTATTTTTTAAATATTTATGGCGCATTGGGCGGTGTTTTATCTACTGCTTTAACAGGAACAGTGGCTTCATTTCTACCAGTACTCAATACCAAATCTGAGTATTTAAAGAAATTACCTCCAGCAATTTATTGTGGATCTTTTATTGGTATGTCTAGTGTAGAAATAGCACCTTCTATAAGTTTTGTTATTGTAGCAGGAATTTTATCGGGTGTGTTCTTACTTGTATCCAAAAGCATTTTCTTAGGTATTGGAGGCAAATTAGGTATGGTTGCCTTTGGAGGAGTACTTATGGTTTCTTTTGTGTATTGGTGTTATATATGGCTGGGATTATGAACACATTTATAATAATTATTACCGGAATTTTGGGAGCGACCTCAACATTTTATGTTAATGAACATTTAAAACAAGGCGCAGTAAGAGCATCTGCATTATTATCATTATGTGTTAGCTTATTTTTTTATTGTTTACCAGACCTTTTAAATTCCTATTTAACCCAAAACATACCTACCGCATTTATAGGAGCATCCTTTGTAGGTATGGTATCATCTAAAGCCATTTCTCATTACAAATGGTTAATTTTAGCTGGAATTATTTTTAGTATAATATATATTAATAAAAGCACCTTCTTTAAAGGTTATGGCGGCGCGTTAGGTACAACAGCTTTTATTGCTTTATTAGCAACAATGGCTATTCCTGTAGTCTTTTCAAGAAAGAAAAAAATTACAAATGGTATTTTAATCTTTAGAAAATGGCTATTTAGAGACAAAGACGAATAACCCTATACTTAATTTATAAAAAATATGGTATGGTTTATGTTTAAATTCAAACATGAAACAACTTATAATCATACTTTTAACCTGTATTACAGTAGCATCGTGTAAACAAGCGCGACAAATTACAGATGCTATAACTAAACCTTCGGCTAAATCTGTTTTTGAACGTGATTTAAAAGATGATAGTATTGTTAAACACTATGAAAAGCATTATTCAGCGGCAAAGAATAATGGTTTAATTCTTCAAATTCCTGCTTTAATACAATCTAAAGCAGACACTCCGCTATTAAAAATTTTAGCTTACACCATAGATTTACAACAAGGTGAACGTTTAAAAATAGAATGTAATTTACCTACAGACAGCTTACAATTAGTTATGGATTTATATTCGTTTACAAACGATTCTACAATCTCTAAAAAACCAATCGCATCTAACACTACAGCTTCTAACATTATATCTTATAACGTTACTAATACAGGTACTTATAAAATTGTAGTATTTCCGAATACCAAAAATCAAACTCACTTTAATTTAAAACTATATACAGAGCCTACATTAATTTTTCCTGTAAGTGGTAAAGGCAATACATCTATACAAAGTTTTTGGGGAGCAACAAGAAGTGGTGGTAAGCGTACTCATGAAGGCATTGATATTTTTGCTGCTCGAGGCACTCCTGTGATAGCTGCAACCGATGGTTTTATTTCTAATACTGGCAATCGAGGTTTAGGCGGTAAGCAAGTATGGTTACGAGATGGTCTTTTTGGGTCTTCGTTATATTATGCCCATTTAGATAGTATAGCTGTAACTCGAGGACGCCAAGTTCAGACAGGAGACACACTCGGTTTTGTGGGAAATACCGGAAATGCAATAACAACAAGTCCGCATCTACACTTTGGTATTTACACAAGTAAAGGCGCTATAAACCCACTGCCATTTGTAAAACAAACCGTTCTTCCTGAATTTAAAACAGATTTATTACTTAGTACTAGTGAAACCCGATTATCAAAAAATGAACTTAGGGTATCTCCAAATGTAAAAGCAGAAAAAATTAGAGATATAAAAGCAAAAACTGCTGTGCAGATTTTAGGAAAAACACAGTCATGGTTTCACCTTATCGTAAATGATTCTTTGGAAGGATTTATGCATGAATCATTAATTATACAATAAATATTACCTCTTTGGTAATTAAAAATTTAGATTTATTTTTATTAAAATATAAATGCGGTGTAATGATATAAAAAAGTACTAAATCATTTATTGTTACAATGTTCTAAAACCTTCATCTAAAAAATAAATGTTTAATTAGGTGATAGTACGTAATCTAAACCTCTTAAAGAGTTACATTTCCAATATCTAAATGCTTTATAAATACTGTATATACTATTAATTTAGGCTTTAACAGCTCTAATTATAGTTTGATTAGGAGACACATACAGTTCCCATTTTGCACCATTATATTCTAGCAAACCTTTATTATTTGCTACGTATATGTTTTTATTTTTGGCTTGTGAAATGGCCCAATTTTGGTTATCTGCGCCATAATCTATAGGCGAATAAATTTGTATTGGCGGATATTCTTGTGCATAATAGTTTGCTTTTACACTAAAAAGTATAAGAAAAACTATATGTTTAAGTAATTTCAATGGTAACGAGTTAGTTGTTTAGAACTAATATAGTGAAATCAGTAACAACTGGCAATAAGATTAGCTACGTCATTCGCACAAAAAACCTTTATATTCCAGAAATTAATAGGTTTCGTTTTACTTTAAACTTAATTTTTGTTAAAGTTTAAATACAATAAGAGGCACCATTTTTAAAATAGATGCCCCTTAATTAATCAAACAACAAAATTTAATATCCTGGATTCTGGATAAAGTTTTCATTTTTATTCATCTCATCCTGAGGTATTGGTAATAGGTATCTAAATTTTTCAAAATTAGACTGAGGTTCTAATCCGTTAATCCCAAATACTTCACTACCCAGATCTCTACGCACAATATCGTACCATCTTTTCCATTCAAAAGCAAATTCAATACGTCTTTCTTCTAGAATTAGAGTTCTTAATTCGGCAGTAGAAATTCCCGTTTGTATATTTTCTGGAAAATCAGAGGACACATAAGTTCCTAAATCGCCTCCATAAAAATCAATTACACCACCTTGTCTGGCACGGTTTCTAATTTGATTAACATATGTTTCTGCTTCGGTTGTAAATCCTAATTCGTTTGCGGCTTCGGCTGCAATTAATATAACCTCGGCATATCTAAACGCTACGTAATCAAAATCAGATCGCCATCCCGCAGTCGTTCTTCCTTCGCCAGGAAATCTTGTATATTTAGCTATATGTGGTCTAGGAATTTCAAAATCTGTATATGCTCTAACAATTCCTGTTTCATCATCTAAAATTAAAGCATCTGTCATACTTACTTTTAGGCGGTAATCGTTAGCATTCCAAGTATTATATACATTAAGATGTGGTACAAGCATACTCCAACCTCCTAATGGAGATTCGCCGCCTTCTACGCCATTAAACGGACCAATTTTATTATCGTTCTCATAGGTAGTTGGATTTGGATTTTGCCCCGTTTGATTACTTGTAAAATCTACCAAAAAAATATTTTCTGTAGATCCCCATTGTTCACTATTTCTAAATAAATCTTGAAAATCGACTTCTAAAGCATAATTCAATTCGCCAGCATTATCTATTACCCACTTAGATTGATTGTAAGCATTTTGCCACTCCCCTAATGTTAGATAAATTGAAGCTAAATAAGAAGCTGCTGTGCCTTTAGATGGACGTGATCTTACATTATCTCTAGGCGCCATATTTAAATTTTCGAATGCAAAAGTCATATCTTCAATAATATAAGAATATACTTCTTCTGCAGATGACAATTGAATACTTAATGGATCTACAATATCTGGACTATCTATATACGGTATATTCCCATAAAGTCTAACCAAATGGTAATATAAAAAAGCTCTAACAAATCTAGCCTCGGCTTCTGCTGCTAATGTTTCTGCAGTGACCTCTTCATTTAACAAACCTATCCCTTGTATTGCGGTATTTGCAGTCGAGATGGTTTGGTAAGATGAAGCCCACAAATCTGATACATAAGAATTAGTAGGAGTTACTAAAAAGCGACTAAACTCGGTGTAATCACTAAATTCATATCCATTATCTACCATATCACTCATTAGCTGTAAAGGCACTGTAAGCCCTGCACCATAATAACTAGAAGATGCCATAAGCCCGTAGGTACCATCTATCATAGGATATACGTCATCTATAGTGTTAAAAAATCCTTCCGGTGTTAAAGTACCCACAGGGTTTTCGTCTAAGTCTGCACAACTTACTGTAGAAAAGAACAGACTTAATGCAACCATTTTTAATATATTTTTCATAATTATATTTTTGAGAATTGTGAACTATTAAAATCCAATATTTAGTCCAACGGTATACGATTTTACATTTGGATAACTACCATAATCTAATCCTAAATTACTGCTTGAATTACTATAAGACACTTCCGGATCTACACCTTTGTAATTAGTAAATGTGAATAAATTCTGACCACTTATATAAAATCGTGCTGAAGACACCTGTAGTTTAGACAATAGTAATTCTGGCAAATTATAACCTAGAGAAATATTTTTTATTCTTACATAGCTTGCATTATCAATCCATCTGTTAGATGTAACATAACTCCTACTCACTCTAGCTTGAGGTACATTTGTGTCTGTATTATCCGGCGTCCAACGGTTTAGTGCAGCGGTAGTCACATTTGTTCTTCCATTTAATGCACCCAACTCCATAAGCGTGTAATTTAAAATTTCTCCACCTTGAGATCCTTGTACAAAAACATTTAGATTTATATTTTTATAACTAAAATCGTTATTCCATCCCCAATTAAAATCTGGATGAGGATCGCCTATTATAGCTCGGTCATCGTCTGTTAGTGCGCCATCGCCATTTAAATCTCTAAACTTCTCGCCTCCTACAGCTTCACCACCAACAAGAACTTCGCTTTCAGACTGTACTACACCATCGTAAATGTATCCCCAAAATTCACCAACAGATTCACCTTCTCTTAATATTTGTGAAGTTCCGCCACCTGAAAGAGGATTAGAAGAATAGTAAATATCATTGCCTTCGGTATCATTTTCAACAAGCTTTATAATTTCGTTTTTATTAAATGAGATATTAGCAAATGTGCTCCATTTAAATGCACCTTGAAAGATGTTAGCATGCGCTGCAAACTCAAAACCTTTATTTTCTACCGTTCCAATGTTTTGAAGTTGAGTTTGAAATCCGGTATAATTTGGTGTAGGCACATTAAATAACAAATCTGTTGTTTGCATCATATAATAGTCTGCTGTAAGACCGAATCTATTTCTTAAAATTTCGAGATCTACTCCAATATTTGTTTGCGCTGTGGTTTCCCAAGTTAAATCGTTATTAGATTGTGTAGACGGACGAATAGCATTTACTGCATTACCTTGTACAGTAGTAAATACATCTGTAAATGATGCTAAAGATTGATACGGACTTATGGCCTGATTCCCAACTTCACCATAACTTAATCTTAATTTAAGCATACTAATAAGATGAGAATCTGCTAAGAAATTTTCTTCTGAAATTTTCCAACCAAATGCTGCTGATGGAAAAAATCCGTATTTATTATTTTTTGCGAATACAGAAGACCCTTCTCTACGCCCAGTAAATGTGAATAAATATTTATTGTTTAATGTATAGTTAACACGACCAAAAGATGCTTCGAAAGTTGTTTCAGACCATTCAGAATCTACAGCAGATGCATTAGCACCAGCACCTAAATTCCAATAGGAAAATGAATCTGAAATAAATCCTGAAGCTAAAGCACTAGTGTCTTCAGAATTATCGTTTTGATAAGAATACCCTAACATAACAGCCACATCGTGAACTTTTGCAAACACCTTAGCGTAGTTTAAATAATTTTCACTTATTAAACTTGTACTTTTATTAGTAGTAAGAGTAGCTTCCCCACCAACACTATTACCTCGATCTAAAGTAGTTGGATAATACTGTCCTATTCTTGAATCATTTACACTAACACCTAAAGTAGATTTTAATTTTAAGTCTTTTAAAATATCAATCTCTGCATATACATTTCCTTGAAATAAATCTGATTTTTTTTCATTCTGATATTCTGTAGCGAGCGCATAAGGATTATCTATAGGGTAGCCTATAACACTTAATGCATAATCTCCATTTGCAGTTGTTATACTTTGTGTAGGAGAAAATTTATATGCTCCAGAAATTACACCTGTTTGTGCTGCATCTCCGCCTTCTTGACTTTTAACGCCATTACTATTTGTACGTCGTACAAAAATGCTAGTCCCTACCTTTACAGCCCGAGACGCTTGCAAGTCTAAATTTGTGGTTAAAGAATACCGATTAAAATCTGAATCTTCTACAACACCTTCTTGATCAAATACTGCTCCAGACACGTAGTAACTTAATTTTTCTGAACCTCCAGAAACAGAAAGCTGATAATTTTGAACCGCACCAGTTCTGTAGATTTCGTCTTGCCAATCTGTACCAGTACCTGTTAACTCTGGTACAAAGTCTGGATCTATTTCCTGAATATAATCTGTAAATTGATCGGCATTAAGAAGATCTAATCTATTTATTTCAGATTGAGATGAATATGATGTTGAAAAACTGAATTGAGCTTTCCCTTCTACACCCCGTTTTGTACTTACAAGTATTACACCATTAGCTCCTCTAGCTCCATATACCGCAGTAGACGAGGCATCTTTAAGCACTTCAATAGATTTAATATCTTCTGGAGGAGGCATAACACCGTCAATAAATCCGTCTACCACTATAAGCGGATTATTGCTTGCATTAATTGAAGTATTTCCACGTATCTGAATACTATAATCAGAACCTGGGGCTCCGTTTGTAGATTGTACGGTTACTCCTGCGGCTCTACCTTGTAGCGCCTGAGTAGCATCGGTTACTGGAAAAGCAACCAAATCATCTGAGCTCACTGAAGATACAGCTCCGGTTAAATCGCTCTTTTTTACGCTCCCATAACCAACCACAACAACTTCATCTAACCCTGCTGCATCAACATCCAAATTAATAGAGACATGAGACTGGCCTTCAAGAGGCAGTTCTTGTGTTGCATATCCTAAATAAGACACTACTAAAATAGCATGACTTGTAGAAACAGTTAGGGTAAAATTTCCGTCGTAATCTGTAGTCACTCCATTTGTAGTGCCCTTTTCAACTACATTTGCACCTGGTAGCGGAAAACCCGTTTCGTCATTTACTAAACCTTCTACTTTAAAGTTCTGTGTGACTTTTACTGTTTTTTGAGAGTTATTTAAATGCCCTATTAATACATCTTTACCTTTTATTTTATAGCTAAAATGTGCTTGTTGCCCCAAATCTGATAGCACAGCATCTATAGGTTGATTAGTGTAAACAGCATTAAAATGATTCTTATTTTTAGCAATAAAATCGCCATAAGTAATATTGAAATCAGTTATTTTTGATATTTTAGTTAAAATTTGTACAAGTGTAGCGCCTCGTTCATTAAGCGTAACATTTGTATTGGTTATGATTGTAGACATACCATAAGTTTGATAGCTGCTTATAAGACATATAAACAGAGCTAATAGGAATAATTTCCTAAATGAATGTTTCATTTAATTTAGTATTGGTTTTTTTATTTTTTTTTTAAATTCAATGCTTATTCTGAGGGGTTTGTGGCCGCAAACCTCTCTTTTTATATTAATCTTTTGTTATTTCAATCATGCTATTATGTTTAATTAGTTTTACTTCATTTATAAAATTTATTCTAGATATTAAATCATCTAAAGATTCATCTTTACGTATTCTTAAGGAATAGAAATACATCTGCTCTATGTTTTTATTAGTAATCACAAATGGGATCTTATAAACTTGCTCAAGAGCTTTAGCCAATTCTAGAATCTTAACTTGTTCTAGAACCACTTCTTCTTTCCACCACAATGTATTAAGTTCTGCATTTACGGCAGTTTTACTTAAAGTATTCGTGTTATTATTATAGGTAACTTTCTGGTTAGGTTTTACTAATACAGAATTGGTTTGAGACGAAACATTTACCAATCCTGTATTTACAATAACTTCTACAATAGAATCTAAAGTTGTAACATTAAAAGATGTCCCAAGCACTCTAGTAGAAACGGTTTGAGTTTTAATAACAAATGGCTGATCTGGATTTTTAGTAACGTTAAAGAAAGCTTGTCCTTTTAATTTTACAAAACGAATTGAATCGTTAAAAACCTTTGGATATTCCAAAGTACTATTAGCATTTAAAATAACCATAGTACCATCGGGTAATTGCACGCTCTCTTGAGTTCCTGAAGGTGTAGTTTTTATAATATTAGCAATTAAGTATTCTGATTTATTTGTACTAAACAGATCTGATTTCAACATAAAAAACAGACTAAAGCTAAGTAGAATAATAATTGAAGCTGCAATACCAATTCTCGAGAAACGCTTAGGCTGTTTCTTTTTCTCTATGTTCTGATGAATTCTATTTTTTAAGGCTAGATTGTATTTGAATTCTTTAGGCGAATCTCCCGTTTTATTCATAGCCTCAAAGAAGGCGTCAATAAGTTTAATATCTTCTTGAGATGCAATACCTGTTTCGTATTTTTTTAAAATACGTTTAAATTCCTTTTCTGTCATAGTATAATAATTAAGGATAAGCTCCCTTTACTATGAAGTACCAGAAAAATACTGTTCCCCTATTTATTTTCTACTTATTAAAGGTTTATTAACCTAGCTAACACTTAATTAACATTACACTAATGTTAAACCGGCTAATAAGATTTGAAACAGTACCATTTCGGAATTATACACCCCAGATTCCCTTAATATTCTTAAAGCTTTATTAATCTGATTATCAACTGTGCTTGTAGAGATATCTAATCGGTTAGCAATTTCCTTATAACTTAAATTTTCTTTAAAACGGAGTTTAAATATTAAAAGGCAACGCTCTGGAAGCACATCGTGAGCAAGTATGTCTATTTTTTGTACAAGTAGTAGTTTATTTTCTTCTATACTTTTAATAGCTTCAGACTCATCATTATTTAATGTCCCTTCTAATTTTTCGAGCATAATTTCTGTAAAAGGTGTACTACGTAATTTTTTTGCACATTGAAATTTAACAGCCTTATATAAATACGCTCTATAATGATCTATAGACAAATCGTCTAACCTTTTCCATAAATCCAAAAATACTTCTTGAATAATATCTTCTGCAGCTTCTCGAGATCTCAAGATATTATTTGCATATGCGAATAATTCATACCAATACATATTATAAGCATTATTATAATCTTGAGTCTTATTCATAATAAAAAGAATATTTGAGTAAACTAAAAACAAAATAAATGGTTTTAAGCCTAATTTAATTACTTAAACATATTACTATTGAGTTAAATATTTTTTCAAATGCGTTAAAAAAAGTTTTCAAAAATATCGAGATTACAGAAAATTTTTCCTACAAAAAAAGTAAGAATACAATTACAAGACAACAAAACCTTAAATTCATGTTAAAATACTTGTAATGATGTTAAAATAATTAATCTTAAACAATAGATTCTTTAACTTCAACAAAAAAAATTACGCTATGAAAAGTAAATATCCTGTTACTAGACGAGATTTTTTAAGACTCACAAGTACGGCAGCAGCTGGAGCTGTCATTCTTCCATTAGGAATGAGTTTTTCAGACTCAGCACCAGCACCAATGCTCAGACCTTTTGGCCGGATGAAAAATAAGGTCACAACATTAGGATTAGGAGGGCAAGCCTCTATACAATGGACGCCTGAAGATGTAGATCCTGTTTCTATAATAACGAAAGCTTTCGATTTAGGTATTAACTATTTCGACACCTCTAATGTTTATGACTTAAGCCAACTACATTATCACTCGGCGTTTGAAAAAATGAACTTAATTCCAGGAAAACCGAATTACGATAAAGAACTTAGAGAATCCATTACCATTACAAGTAAAACATTAATGCGATGGGGAAAACCAGGATGGGAAGAAGTTGAAAATGTAAGAAACAAATCTAATGGTGAAGATGTGCAAACTGCTGCAGATGATATTAGAAGAACCATGACTCAGCTTTTTGGTGATGGCAAAGGGAACTATCCAGAAGGTTCGTACGTAGATATTGTTTTAATTCATGCCTTAGAAGCTGTTGAAGAAAACGATATATTATATAAAGGTATTGAAACGCCAATTAAACCAGATGAAAACTTTGGAGCTTTAGTTGTTTTAAAAGATTTTAGAGATGGTACTAATTTTACAGGTACTAATCCTAAAAATGAAAAGTTATTAAAACATATTGGTTTTTCAGGTCATAAAAACCCTGAAGCCATGATTGATTTTATGCAACGTGATGAGTATGATTTACTTGATGCTTTATTAGTATCCATAAACTCTAACGATCATTTATATTTCAATATGCAACATAACGTTATTCCGCTTGCAAAAGCTAAAGGCATAGGTGTTATTGGTATGAAAGTTTTTGGTGCAGGAACCATGTATAAAGAAGTCCCAGGGTTTTCTAGAAGACCAGATCAAATCTACCGTAAGGTTGGTTCTCCAGAATTACCAAGTAACGAACTTATTGAATATGTATTAACCACACCTGGAGTAGATACGCTTATTATAGGAATTGGTCAAATAGATGATGATCCGTTAAAATGTCAATTAACACAAAATTATTACGGTGCGCAAGTAAAACCAGATGCTATGTCTCAAGAAAAACGACGTAGTATTGAAGCGAAAACAGCAAAAGCAGCTGGAGAACGCACAAATTTCTTTCAGTTAGACAATGTAGGTTTAACGCCTCCTAGAGACATAAAACAAGAAACTATAAACGGTAAAACAAAAATTACCTGGCAAACGGCTTACGCTGCTGCAGATGCTATTTCTCATTATGAAATTTTATTAGATGATACCGTAGTGGGTAAAGTAGAACATAGACCTCAAGTATTAAAGTCTAAACCGTTTACTTTTGTTACTCATGAAACAGGAAATTTTAAAGTTATTACTGTAGACAAAGCAGGACACAGAGCCTAATTTTTAACGTTTTAGGTATATTAATGCCTGATAAAAGACTAAAACTTATGTCTAAATTACCATTACTTATAAATTGGTTTAAAGACCATAAAGGTTCTGTTACGGCATTTTCTGGAGGTGTAGATTCGTCTTTAGTATTGTATGCTTCAAAGTTAGCATTAGGAGCTCAAGCTATTGGTTTAATTTCTAATTCTGAAAGTCTAAAAGCAAAAGATTTCGAAATCGCTACAAACTTTTGCCACACGCACGACATTACTCTAAGAGTGATTAAAACAGACGAATTAAACGACCCGAATTACACCGCTAATCCGGCAAATCGTTGTTTTTTCTGTAAAACGCACCTTTATGAAGCTATGGTAGATATTTTAAAAGCCGAATATCCAGATTATACCATTTTAAATGGAACCAATTTAGATGATTTAGGCGATTATCGTCCAGGTTTAGAAGCTGCAAAAAATCACGACATCCGTTCACCTTTAGCAGAATTAAATATTAATAAAAAAGAAGTGATAGCTATGGCTAGTGAATTAGGCTTAGAAACAGCTGCAAAACCACCAAGCCCATGCTTAAGTTCTAGAATTCCTTACGGAACGGCAGTAAATAGCACAAGACTAAAACAAATAGAGCAAGCTGAATATATTTTAAATCAATTCGGGTTTAACAACGTACGCGTAAGATATCTCGGAGAAGAGGCTTCTATAGAAGTTCCTGTTTCCGATTTATCTTCATTAGAGAGTCAGTTTGATGTTATTTCTAAAGAGATAAAAGCATTAGGGTTCTCTAAAGTACAAATAGACCAAGAGGGTTTTGTTTCAGGAAAATTAAATCGTGTATTAAATGGATAAAGCCTTTATTATAGATAAAGACAGGAAGCAACGTTTAGGCTTTGAAGAAGTGATTTATGGCGCTTCAAAAAGTACGGCATTGTTATCAGAATTATTAGAAGACTATTCTGAAAAAAATAAAAATGTATTAATTACTAAATTACAACAGGAGAAAGCAATAGTACTTTTAAACGTGTATCGTACCGCATTTTACGATGATGAATCAGGTATTTTTATGCTTTATCCAATAAATAAAATTGAAAACCACAACGCTAAAGTTGGTATTGTGTCTGCCGGAAGTTCGGATATTGGTGTGGCCAATGAAGCTTATTATACCTTAGAGTATATGGGTGTAAAATCGCACGTAATTCACGATGTTGGAGTCGCTGGTTTACATCGGTTGCTTTCAAAAATTGAACTATTAAAAACATTTGATATTTTAATTATTGTTGCTGGCTTTGAAGGTGCTCTACCAACAGTTGTTGGCGGACTCTTGCCTCAGCCCATAATTGCAGTACCAACCTCTGTAGGTTATGGCTCTGCTAAACATGGAGAAACGGCTTTACATGCCATGCTAACAAGTTGTGCAAACGGTA is a window of Formosa sediminum DNA encoding:
- a CDS encoding RagB/SusD family nutrient uptake outer membrane protein; its protein translation is MKNILKMVALSLFFSTVSCADLDENPVGTLTPEGFFNTIDDVYPMIDGTYGLMASSSYYGAGLTVPLQLMSDMVDNGYEFSDYTEFSRFLVTPTNSYVSDLWASSYQTISTANTAIQGIGLLNEEVTAETLAAEAEARFVRAFLYYHLVRLYGNIPYIDSPDIVDPLSIQLSSAEEVYSYIIEDMTFAFENLNMAPRDNVRSRPSKGTAASYLASIYLTLGEWQNAYNQSKWVIDNAGELNYALEVDFQDLFRNSEQWGSTENIFLVDFTSNQTGQNPNPTTYENDNKIGPFNGVEGGESPLGGWSMLVPHLNVYNTWNANDYRLKVSMTDALILDDETGIVRAYTDFEIPRPHIAKYTRFPGEGRTTAGWRSDFDYVAFRYAEVILIAAEAANELGFTTEAETYVNQIRNRARQGGVIDFYGGDLGTYVSSDFPENIQTGISTAELRTLILEERRIEFAFEWKRWYDIVRRDLGSEVFGINGLEPQSNFEKFRYLLPIPQDEMNKNENFIQNPGY
- a CDS encoding SusC/RagA family TonB-linked outer membrane protein yields the protein MSTIITNTNVTLNERGATLVQILTKISKITDFNITYGDFIAKNKNHFNAVYTNQPIDAVLSDLGQQAHFSYKIKGKDVLIGHLNNSQKTVKVTQNFKVEGLVNDETGFPLPGANVVEKGTTNGVTTDYDGNFTLTVSTSHAILVVSYLGYATQELPLEGQSHVSINLDVDAAGLDEVVVVGYGSVKKSDLTGAVSSVSSDDLVAFPVTDATQALQGRAAGVTVQSTNGAPGSDYSIQIRGNTSINASNNPLIVVDGFIDGVMPPPEDIKSIEVLKDASSTAVYGARGANGVILVSTKRGVEGKAQFSFSTSYSSQSEINRLDLLNADQFTDYIQEIDPDFVPELTGTGTDWQDEIYRTGAVQNYQLSVSGGSEKLSYYVSGAVFDQEGVVEDSDFNRYSLTTNLDLQASRAVKVGTSIFVRRTNSNGVKSQEGGDAAQTGVISGAYKFSPTQSITTANGDYALSVIGYPIDNPYALATEYQNEKKSDLFQGNVYAEIDILKDLKLKSTLGVSVNDSRIGQYYPTTLDRGNSVGGEATLTTNKSTSLISENYLNYAKVFAKVHDVAVMLGYSYQNDNSEDTSALASGFISDSFSYWNLGAGANASAVDSEWSETTFEASFGRVNYTLNNKYLFTFTGRREGSSVFAKNNKYGFFPSAAFGWKISEENFLADSHLISMLKLRLSYGEVGNQAISPYQSLASFTDVFTTVQGNAVNAIRPSTQSNNDLTWETTAQTNIGVDLEILRNRFGLTADYYMMQTTDLLFNVPTPNYTGFQTQLQNIGTVENKGFEFAAHANIFQGAFKWSTFANISFNKNEIIKLVENDTEGNDIYYSSNPLSGGGTSQILREGESVGEFWGYIYDGVVQSESEVLVGGEAVGGEKFRDLNGDGALTDDDRAIIGDPHPDFNWGWNNDFSYKNINLNVFVQGSQGGEILNYTLMELGALNGRTNVTTAALNRWTPDNTDTNVPQARVSRSYVTSNRWIDNASYVRIKNISLGYNLPELLLSKLQVSSARFYISGQNLFTFTNYKGVDPEVSYSNSSSNLGLDYGSYPNVKSYTVGLNIGF
- a CDS encoding peptidoglycan DD-metalloendopeptidase family protein, with amino-acid sequence MKQLIIILLTCITVASCKQARQITDAITKPSAKSVFERDLKDDSIVKHYEKHYSAAKNNGLILQIPALIQSKADTPLLKILAYTIDLQQGERLKIECNLPTDSLQLVMDLYSFTNDSTISKKPIASNTTASNIISYNVTNTGTYKIVVFPNTKNQTHFNLKLYTEPTLIFPVSGKGNTSIQSFWGATRSGGKRTHEGIDIFAARGTPVIAATDGFISNTGNRGLGGKQVWLRDGLFGSSLYYAHLDSIAVTRGRQVQTGDTLGFVGNTGNAITTSPHLHFGIYTSKGAINPLPFVKQTVLPEFKTDLLLSTSETRLSKNELRVSPNVKAEKIRDIKAKTAVQILGKTQSWFHLIVNDSLEGFMHESLIIQ
- a CDS encoding sigma-70 family RNA polymerase sigma factor, producing the protein MNKTQDYNNAYNMYWYELFAYANNILRSREAAEDIIQEVFLDLWKRLDDLSIDHYRAYLYKAVKFQCAKKLRSTPFTEIMLEKLEGTLNNDESEAIKSIEENKLLLVQKIDILAHDVLPERCLLIFKLRFKENLSYKEIANRLDISTSTVDNQINKALRILRESGVYNSEMVLFQILLAGLTLV
- a CDS encoding FecR family protein; protein product: MTEKEFKRILKKYETGIASQEDIKLIDAFFEAMNKTGDSPKEFKYNLALKNRIHQNIEKKKQPKRFSRIGIAASIIILLSFSLFFMLKSDLFSTNKSEYLIANIIKTTPSGTQESVQLPDGTMVILNANSTLEYPKVFNDSIRFVKLKGQAFFNVTKNPDQPFVIKTQTVSTRVLGTSFNVTTLDSIVEVIVNTGLVNVSSQTNSVLVKPNQKVTYNNNTNTLSKTAVNAELNTLWWKEEVVLEQVKILELAKALEQVYKIPFVITNKNIEQMYFYSLRIRKDESLDDLISRINFINEVKLIKHNSMIEITKD